The Elaeis guineensis isolate ETL-2024a chromosome 14, EG11, whole genome shotgun sequence genomic sequence CTTTTTTTTGGTAAGTTGGATGACTTGATTGATATGAGTATAGATATACCTGTGGGAACAAATTAAGAAGGAACATTTGTTTAAGAATCCTATAATGTTGTCCTAGTATGATTAGTCACATAGCTTACCATTTAGTCAGTAGTACCATTAGTTTTCTCTTAGACATGTAATACCTTAATAAAGAGTAGGACACGCATCATTCATCAGCAATCACGCAAAAGTAATGAATTTTGGTATTAGCATGAAGTTGACATGAAAACCATCTAAGGGATGTCAAGATGTCTTACCATTCGTCCAGTGGTACTATTAGGACATGCATCATTCACCAATAATCATATAGAAGTAATAAATTTTGGCATGAGCATTAAATCGACCTGAAAACCATCTAACGAAGATCAAGATGTCTCCTTCTAGATAAATACAAGAAGCTTTCAACTTTTGGTCCTGCATCATTCACCAATAATCATATAGAAGTAATAAATTTTGGCATGAGCATTAAATCGACCTGAAAACCATCTAACGAAGATCAAGATGTCTCCTTCTAGATGAATACAAGAAGCTTTCAACTTTTGGCATTAATTCCACCATTGACATAGCAGTATCATAAATATCTTCTCAAGGTATCTAAAGCATAGCTAGCTTTCCTATTAAAAACTTTAATGCTACTATTAATATCACAATACTTGCATTATTGTGAGCTAAGCTAAATACATCGATTTTTGCAACATAATCCAGTATACAAACTATAACAAATACCAAAATACACTAGCATGACATGTTTGAGGGAGGGCATAGGTTGGGAGGCATAAGCATCATTTTTTTCCGATCATGATGATCCAACAGCCAAGTCAAATGGTAGGTTAGGTTAGCTGAGATTTGTTAGGTCCAGGTTTGGCACATCCCATTTATAATCTAGAAAAGTGAAAAACCTAGGCGTAGTCTACAAGGTAAGCCATCTCTAACAATTAGGGTTGGCCCAAACCCCGTACCATAAAATTCTCTTAGTGAGGGATGCAGAGGATTCAAACACTCGCACCAGCTTTAGTCCTATCGACTAGACCACTCAGAACTATTACCAGGTATCAAGTGCTAGAAATAAAAGAGACAAATTTCTAAGAGGCACCAAGTCACCATCCAATTTATCTCCTTTTCATGGTTTAGGTGCAACATAACATCCCATTACTGTGTGAAAGATGAGGAAAGTTGACATTGCGAGCGGAGGAGCCCTTGTGGTGGTGGCTTGCTACTTGGGAGACAACGTTGACTACACTTCTAAAAGATGTTATctcaaaaaagagagaaaaaaaaaaaggtgtttcCACTGTATAAAGTTTGATATGTCGGCAAGATATGTAGTACGAGCTAGAGATACCAACTCGACCATCTTGAGTTGGGGGTCTCTATGGACACATTTCATTCACTTTCGCACTTCTTTCATGTGGCTCATTAACTATGTTGATGTGtcatgattcttttttttttttaaaaaaggctTAATTTGAATGCCTGCCAATTGACATGGAAGTTCTTCTTGGGCCGGACAATTCACTATTTAACTCTTCTATTACTTTTCATGGTTAATTTATACCAATCCTCTTTTATCATGTTGTACTGAAAAATTTTCATGTGAATGAATAACCTACTCCTCTCCTTAGGGACCATTTGTACcatatttttatgagaaaaaaataataaaataaatgataaatcctaCGCACCAAAcgagaagataaaaaaaatatcaataattttttttctcatattaaATAATTGAGTGAAAgtaattaattcaaaattttcatgATCGGAatgtctttatttattttttttattgatggtaatctaaaattataataccAGCATAATTTTTATATGGTACCAATTTATATTAGAAATTATAATATTATGCtaaatctaaatttctaattttcaatctaattctttaattttttctaagTCAATTAATAAAAAGTGTGGttgtatttaaataaatttattaaataaaaaactgatgatactaaaatttatttataataaaaattatattttttaatatatatatatataattagcttaaaatatttattaattcattaaatatatttcaatatttGAAATAGTTCATACTGATAAGCTTTATATAAATGAGATATAAATGGCCACAAatgaattgaataaaaaaaagtgatcatttgaattatttatttaagaGTATTGTTagaaatttgataatattttatataaaattatttctaaCTAAACATATAAATTTTGTTTAGtatcattttttataataatattttctattaaccaaatatgataaaatttatttttctataattatttttaataaatattttttaaaaattatcagattatatTCTGATGTGGCACACTCCAACCAAAAATGTCCTTATTGAAAATTCTTTAATGTCGCATTGGTTAAAGGatttattttaagttttcaaGTCATCCAGTTGCTATTttcaggatttttttttattttaaatttcagtggcataataatttttttttatttctaaaaaataaaatatataattaaaaatgtattttattaattatacttTATTGAGATCAAGTACGTGGGGTGCGTGACCAACAAATAATAAAATTGCATCATGTGGGGATGCTGCACCTATCACGTTGGAGGTACTTAAAGCCGCAAAGTATGGCGGCCTAACCTCTTCTTTTGGAGAAAACAAAAGATAAGGCTGTTCATTCACACCCTTCAAAGCCCTCTGAAGGTGGTGGCCACATGTGAGAGACCCCAGTTttttcaaggaaaaaaaaaatattaatgatcatATGTGATTTTAATTTTCTAACAACTTAGTGGGTCTCACACAAATGCTCTCTCTCCCCAATCAAATAGTCCAAAAGATGCACATACGGCAAGCAACTTGTCAGTCGAACGCAATAATGTATACAATTTATGGGAATCCAGTTGTTGAAAGGTACTAGGATAccaaagtttttaatttttttttttacctctctTTTCTTGGTTAGGTTGGACCAAGTTTAAGTGCTTGCCCACACAAGAAAGATATATGATACTTGCTTGTTGAAAAAATTACGTGCAAAATAAACTGTTGAcgtatttttctaattttttaagtttgttaactaattaattttatttgatatagaCGACCTTTGATTGATGAATGATTGAATAAATTGTAGCCTTATGCTTTTGTTGCGTACAAGGTTAGGAGAACACATATGGGATGGACACGTAGAAACAATGGAGGTGGATCCCATGGTTACATCACCATGATATTAATTGAACCTATACTGGATGTTTGCGAATGAAGATAGGAATATTTAGAGGAAATAGATAAGATGGTATATGGTCGGAACAAATGCAATTCTAGCAAGAAATCTAATTTTCCCATATTTCCTTTTCAAGACACCAATCATTCCACCACGTTATATTCTTGCTACTCAGTGGAATCGTAGAGAAATCCAACGTATAGCCAGGGGTTCCCAGCAACACTCCAAAGCATGAGCTTCAGTTGTTTTCAATTCTTATATTACTGGGCATGTCTGGTCCATAATTCTTATACTACTGTTCTAATCCAGATgtgattaatattattttattagttttgatatatttttcttaCTAACCATATTGTTagactatatattgatgtatataatattataattaatatacAAGATATAAAGAAGAAATATGTATCTTTTACATATTCTGTGTCTTCTTACATTTACCATTCCTTCTTGTATTTTAACAACTAAGACCGAGCATGACATTTGTTCAATCACCATTTATTGATTCTGAGTAATGTGAGACCCACATGAATTGACAGAGAGAGATTTAACACTAAGACATCATTGTAAAGCTTACTAAATTTATAGTAGCACATTCATGAGACTTGGCATATTAAAAGAAGTCTTATCTTTATAAATATCTGAAATTACATATATATCGTtacaaatttattatttatgcatATGTCCTTAtacataaactattttttcatatatatccAATAGATATTTGAAATTACATGTATACTTATATATTTCTATTTATATGTACATCCTTTTATATGCATACTTTCCTAAACTTACTATTTATATGCAGGAGGAAACAATTAAAGatatatacataaatagaaaatttgtgaaagcatatatatatgaaaaaaaatcgtTGTTATAAGAGTATTGTGCAAGCAGTAAATTTGCCAgaatatacatataatctaagATATTTATAATCATATATATTAGAAATTCTGAATTAAAAAAAAGCAATCTATATATGATCCTAAATTTCCAAACAGCAATTGCCTATTTACATTTCCCAAATCTCTACTTCTGATGTAACCAAGATAAATAAAGCTCACGTAaaaagtatatatatttttttaaataagaagAGAAATCTACAGGTGCGGTTCCTCCCATCTATCGCAATCTTTTGTGCTAACAAAAGCTCAGACCTCGGCCCCTTTTCCGTTAGTAACCGCCATGGTGGTGGTGTGATCGGTGGGACCAAGGCGGAGGTGGTCCcacgcggcccaggcccagtCGAAGGAGTGGAGAACGATGTAGGTACCGATCCCGCCGATGAGGCCGTAGGCGATGGAGTACGTCAATGGCATCAAGATTAGCGTCATGAACGCCGGGATCGCCTCCTTCATGTCGTCCCAATCGATCTCGGCCACCGATTTCATCATCAGCACCCCGACCAACACCAGCGGTGGGCCCACCGCCCACGCCGGTATCGACGCCAGCAGCGGCGTGAAGAAGAATGACAGCATAAAATACCCCGCCACCGTCAACGCCGTCAGCCCGGTTCTCCCGCCTTCTCTTATCCCCGTGGACGACTCGATGAACGCCGTCACCGGCGAGGTGCCGAGGAGCGAGCCGGCGACGATGGCGGTGGCGTCCGACATGAAGGCGAAGTACTGGCCCTCGAAGTCGCCGTTCTCGTCGACGAAGCCGGCGAAGCGGGCCATGGAATAGAGGGTCCCGGTCGTGTCGAGGATGTCGACGTAGAGGAAGGTGACCAAGGCCTCCCAGAAGTGGCCTccgccgatgccggagaagctgagGGCGCCGGCGGTCGAGCGGATGGGGTGGATGTCGACGACCTTCTTGAAGTAGTTGTACGAGTCGTTGCCGGAGGGGGTGTCGGGGAAGGCGGTGACGGCAGTGCCGCGGAACCAGGAGACGGCGGTGACGAAGACGATGCCGTAGATCATGGCGCCCTTGATGCGTTTGATGAGGCAGAAGGCGATGATGAGGAAGCCAACGACGGCGAGCCAGAAGGTGGGGCTCTCCATGCGGCCGTGGAGGCAGAGGATGTCGCCGGAGACGGTGCCGCCGGGGATGAGCTCGACGGTGCCATTGGAGAAGGAGCGCACGGGTGCAAGGGAGGCGCGTGCGTCGCGAGGGCAGGCGGCGAGGGTGACGAGCGTCGACGAAGAGTAGCCGACGAGGCCGACGCCCTGGTCGTTCTGGAGGCCGATGAAGGCCAAGAAGAGTCCGATGCCGGCGGAGGAAGAGATGCGGACCGGGTGGGGGACGAGCTTGGCAAGCTTGGAGCGGAAGCCGAGTGCAGATATGAGAAGGAAGAGAAGCCCCTCGAGGAAGACGGCGGCGAGGGCGTTGCCGTAGGAGAGGTTGCCGGAGCCGTGGAAGCCGACGACGGTGTAGGCGAAGTACGCGTTGGCGCCCATGCCGGGGGCGAGGGCGAGGGGGAGGTTGGCGAACGCGCCCATGATGACGGAGCCGATGATGGAGGAGGCGGCCGTGGCGACGATGAGGTCGCGCCGGACGCGTTCGAGGCAGGCGGCGTAGCCGGGGTCGACCGGCGGGAACTTGCACGTCGGCGTGGGGTTGTCGCAGTCGGAGATGGAGCAGGTGGCGCCGGAGTCGGCGAGGATGGAGGCGTTGACGGCGAGAATATACGCCATGGTCAGGAAGGTGGCAGTGCCGGCGCGGAGCTCCGTCGTGAAGGTGGAGCCCCGCTCGGCGAGTTTAAGCCGCTTCCCAAACCAAGACTTGGCCACGGCCGAGTTAAGCCGGCCGAGTCGGGAGTTGGCCGACAGCGAGGCAGCCGGCGTTGGATCCATCGACCGCTGTGGGGTTGGGGGGGGGAGGGAGTCCGTAGGGGTGGGTTGGTTTAAAGAGGATGGAGGAGGGGAGGTGTAATTAGGGATTAATTTGAAATATTTAGGATTCTTTGGGGGTTTATGGGATCTTCCGCGGGTGGAGTCAAAAGAAGATTCTAATCCGCACGCACCTCTCGTTCGTTTTCTTTACCGTTAATTTATTTCCTCCTGTTCTCTTTCCAGGGCTTCGTTTACAAAGGATTCTAATATTTTCCTTCCTTTCCCACGAGATTCTTGCTTCCCTCAGGTAGACTCGTTCTACCGTAGATAAATTAAGCCAATAAAAAATTCACACATCAGTTGTTCTTCATTAATTGGTAATCATGATTGATGCCGGTTAGCTGTGAGGTGAAAAAGGAGTCAATCAAAATCTACAGAAGATTTTGCTTACGGTAGAATGAGTCTACCTAACCTTGTGTTCCGTCACTCATTTTGTTGTCTCTTGGTCTTTGGTATTACTTTGATTGCTCGGCATACCTTCCAACATACCACCGGAAAATTTTGCCACGTTTATATCTGAATACAGACAGCATGCATTCCCACTAATAATTTTCCACGTTTATTTGAACACAGCATGCATTCCCACTGTGTAGATTAGTTGGCAGTGGAATTGCAACTACTCCGACTTGTTTATGAACAGCTTAGCATTGGCTTAACGTAGTGTTCTAATTGTTTGAGCTTATCCATATAAGAAACAAGTATGGGTCAAACTACCTGATTCGCATGTGATGACATAAGCGTAACGAAACACCGGCACCTAAGTCTTGAGATCAACCCTAGTGTTCGTCGTGGCGTGTTTGATTAAAATGTGAAACAAATTGGAACACATATAGCTAAGTTTAGCTCGAGCACAAGCAGCccttgcataaaattttaaacaatTCTAAGCTCATTTGTGCTCTGTCTCGGCTTTTTTGCAGTTCCTAATCAGTAGTGATGAAAAATTGTTGTTGGAGCCTGAATTTGACGAGGTTAagttaatttttcttgatacagcTGTAAGTATTACTAATGTAGAATAAAGTGTACTCAAAGCATGCTCCATCGCAGTGACATCTGGCTTTTGACTTCTATTTTCTGACCAACTATGAGAGAGAGAGGGTCCACTACACTGATTAAATTTAGTGGGCCAGTATTCAAAAGAGCACTTCTGTTGTGAGCGCAGATTAGTTGAATCCTTTTGGTTTGAGGCCTTTTGATGCTGTCATCCTCTTTAGGAGACAATACTGGATACTTCACCTCAAGAAAAGATCAATACTCGACACTGATCGGATTGCTCCAAGTACTAGACCCCTCGCCCAAGATTATTTCTTAGGCCGCTTTGTACCCCTATTATCAGTTTTGAACAGCTTTGGCCTTCAGCCTGGAAGTATTCACTTGGTATATGATTGGTCGTGGCCCAACAGAATATCTATAGTAATGCCGCTAGAAGGATAGAGGGAAAAAACCTTAGAGCTGTAATTGAGAACCTACTAAAATTGTAGCTATCTTCTTTTTAGAACAAAAGCTACGAGGCCATGTTAAGATACCATTTaccaattttcaattttttttttatcaatatagAATATTTATATATCAAATTGGTTCCCAAACTGATGTATAACTCGGCTTTTCGTTGACGACGCCTATATATGCTCGCATGAGTCGCACCTCTACTGCAACCTCTCCGGGACCTATAGCAGTATACTCTTTTCCATTAATACttattagaataaattataaaaatcgtTTTGAGATTTATCTTTTTACATTTCCatccaataatttaaaaaaaatttatacttacCCCTAAGATATCATAgcgttatttaaaaaattataaaattataaaatgatcaaattattcCTCATACTTTTTTTAACAGGCTGGGGCTCATCTTGATTAGCCAGCTCCCTTTCTTCTTGAGCTTGTGCTCACACCACAGTGGAACGGATGCATCTTTTTGAAACAATCAGCGCCCCTTCTTTCTGTTCTACCCCTCTCCTCCCCCATCCCCCATTTCCTCCATCACATCTTCTCTCCTCAATTTTTTCACTAATATTTCTTCCATTCTTTCTCCTCCCAACCACTGCTCTCCCACCAAGCTCGCTCCCCACCATTATCTTCTCCCTACTCACTTTTGTTGTTGTAGCTCTTTCTCTAAGCCTCCGCCACTGCCATCACCATCGCCGCATTGCAGGTAAGGACGTCCACTCCAACAGTCTCCACCTCTTTCCCCCAACTCTACCACCTCCGACAGCCGTAAGCTCTCCTCCTTGTCCTCCTCCACCCTTGCCGCCTCCGACTTCCTCTTCCTAGGCACCCTCATTAGCTGCTGAGTCTACATGGATGAGTCTGCTGCCTACGGTTCATCATATCGAAAACTCAGTTCTCCAGAGCTCCACCCCTTCCCTCCTCTGCCTCGCCAGTGTTGAAATGTCGATGGAGGTGGTGGTGTTGGAGGCTCTTCAGAAGACTTCTTTTTCCCAAAGGTTCCTCCGGCTTGAAAGGGAACCCCAGGGGGTTGGCATCGAGCTCCAAAGAGATTTTCGTGATGGAGAATAGAAATATAAACGAGTCAAGCTGCTCGTGAGCTATTTGAGCTCGTCTCGATTTGGTTATTATCAAGCTTGAGTTGAGCTCAAGTAATTCGAATAATTTTTTGAGTCAAGTTCAAGTAGCAAAATACTCGGTTCAAAAGCTTGCGAGCCTATTcggatttttatatatttttaataatattatttttatttgagtcGAGTCAAATCGATCCAATTTCGAGTTttgtctatttttcattgagtcaaGCTCGAACTTGAGATGTTAAGACTCAGTCAAGTTCGAGCTTAAATATTTTGAGTCGAGTTGAGCTCGATCTTCCAATTACTTAACTCAACTCAACTTGATTGCACCTCTAATGGAGATGTGTGCATGTCGAAGCTCCACTCTAAGCTCAGCTTTATATCGATCTCCAATATGGCATCTTTGTCCTCTCCATCGTTGCCCACCACTTTATCGCTGCCCGTGGGCTTGAGTCCTAGACGCTCCACTGCCAAGTCTCAGAGCTCTAAAGACGAGTATTATTGTTGGAGATGTTGGGCCCCGATCGTTCCTGCCTCCTCTTCCGCCACCGTCATTGTTGTGACCACAAACCCCCTCACCTGTAAAGCAAAAACTATCAACCAGATACAACTGCGGTAGATATTGCCCACTGACCTTACCCACTATCGAGCATGACAACCGTCATCTCCGGCCTTCGGATGGATTGAAGGAAATGCACATGTTGGGGCCTAACTTGTTCTTATCTTTTATTCAaggttattttgatcataaaaatttattatgatgtgataattagatctaaattaataatattaatgaatTATTTAACGACATTAGTTAGCCTGTAGAGTTGAATAAAATGTGAaggatataaatataaaattttaaaattattggatgtaactataattttgatgtaattttgaaaatttttttataatttatcttatcttttatttataattttataaaaataatataaaatatattgataaattCTTCAGCTTTATTCtcaaagaaaaatatatttgtgGGCCACACTGATTTGTAACATTTAGAAGCCATAAAGTATATTAATTTAGTGGTTGGAAACTGTTTTTACCTACATGCAACTGGTGCAACCAAATGGGCATGGCCCACCACTTCTATTGCACAAATGTATGCCCCAACTTCTTATGTAGCATttaatatcttagtaaaaaataattttttagtgtTTTTTTTGGAAGATAATTTGATTGAGCCAAAAAGGACTCACAATTTCCCTTGTCATCTAATACAACATTGTTTAAAAATTTAATTGCCCATATCATCTACTCGGCGAGAGAATAGTTTCCATGCGTCTTGCTAATTTGGCCCATGCCCCATGTAGACTAGCAGAATATTGGcttttttatgaattaaaaaaaaaaattcagactaTTAATCAACCAGGCAACCAGCCAGCAGACCTCCCCACAATTTTCCTTTCAAATTGTCAAGTAGCTGGTGTTTTGGAAGATAAGTTAACATGGAATAAGGAGTCCAAATCTTTCCGTATTTTTGTCACATTATAATTTAATGCCTTATTTAGATCTCCATTTGCAAGGACTCTATTATAGTATAACAGGCCAATTCCCTGGTCGGCAGTGGCCCATGCAGGTCCCCCTAATTCATGTCTTATAATGTCACTAAAACCTACTTCTTTGTTGTCATTTCCCCATCTTTATTGATCCTGTACCATCCCCTCTTTGGTCTCTTGCAGAAAATATGAAGTCCTTATCTGTTGTGTACCACCTTCCCCCTCACCTTGTTTCTTCAAGGACTTATATCCatcatacttttttttttgcatatggtTGGATTCATCCTGTAATTTGGTGATGGGGTGTATTATTTATTGTCTCTTACTCTCCATTACGTCTGTCATAACACTCATCTGTATGATGTTTTTTTGCACATTTCGTTAAGCTGAAACATGCTACTTTATGTTTCTCCTCATTAATTTTCTCCAGTGACAGAGCCAATAGAACTGGTGTTAAGGGCTGTATGAGGTGCTGGTGTTGGACTGCATTGGATGCTTCTGTTTCTCTACTGAAGACCTTGTCTTGTTAGCTTCATTCTCAGGAGAGTACTTTGCCTTCAACTCTGCTGATCCTTTCTGTAATTTCTCAGACAAACTCTTGAATATGGCTTATCGAGTTGGAAATGGGGGCTGGGTGCTAAAAATATCAGATTTGCTATGAACAAGTTTTACCCATTTCCTCTTGGATCACTCATTGAGCTGCACAAAGACCTGCTGTCACATGCAATGCACATGAGATCGACCGCACTTCACGAACTTCGATGCATGATCCAAGGAGCCTCCATGTGCAAAAAGAAGAATGTTGATGGGCTCAACTGTGGGCCCAATTATTACTGTTTTATGTCAAGTCATTGGAATGGAtccattcatcaaaaaaaaaaaaatgaagcatattCTTTGTCAAGAATTGGCCCATCATTGGATGCCCCTGCACGACAGGACCTTGTGGGCCTCGCAAGAGAACCTTCCGACGAGCTTTGTCGGTATTTTGTTGGTTCTTTAGTCTCCCTCCCCACCTCCAACTCTCTTTTGGGGATACTTGATGTGTAAGCTTTTTACTTCTGTGACGCCTTCCAAAATTTTCCTCTTGCAGTTGTTCACTTTCATGGAATAGGAATTTGATGCAACGCTAGCTCGGGTCTAATAATTGAGAAGGGTTTAGTAAGACTCTGAGCTGCCAGAATATGATTCAGGAGCTGCGAGGGATTATTGGAGGAGGTATTCCAGCCAAATACCATAGAACACTAGTTTGCAAAATGGAATGACCTGTTAATTGAGAATATGAGAACTAGTTCTCTTACTTCTTAAGGCTGTCTAAGCTTTCTAGCTAACAGGGATGGCTTAGCTGCCTTTATTAGTCCTCATCTctgctt encodes the following:
- the LOC105057188 gene encoding adenine/guanine permease AZG1; the encoded protein is MDPTPAASLSANSRLGRLNSAVAKSWFGKRLKLAERGSTFTTELRAGTATFLTMAYILAVNASILADSGATCSISDCDNPTPTCKFPPVDPGYAACLERVRRDLIVATAASSIIGSVIMGAFANLPLALAPGMGANAYFAYTVVGFHGSGNLSYGNALAAVFLEGLLFLLISALGFRSKLAKLVPHPVRISSSAGIGLFLAFIGLQNDQGVGLVGYSSSTLVTLAACPRDARASLAPVRSFSNGTVELIPGGTVSGDILCLHGRMESPTFWLAVVGFLIIAFCLIKRIKGAMIYGIVFVTAVSWFRGTAVTAFPDTPSGNDSYNYFKKVVDIHPIRSTAGALSFSGIGGGHFWEALVTFLYVDILDTTGTLYSMARFAGFVDENGDFEGQYFAFMSDATAIVAGSLLGTSPVTAFIESSTGIREGGRTGLTALTVAGYFMLSFFFTPLLASIPAWAVGPPLVLVGVLMMKSVAEIDWDDMKEAIPAFMTLILMPLTYSIAYGLIGGIGTYIVLHSFDWAWAAWDHLRLGPTDHTTTMAVTNGKGAEV